GTGCTGGTAGTCGTTGAATAAAACTTGTTCTGATAGTCACTGTGTAAAGTCCTGTCCGTGGTCTGGGCTTTGGTGCCCCACAAACGCTACATGTCTCGGTTCAGTCAGGTTCATGATTTCCACAAACACAACATATCCAGTATCCCGCCGGGCCGCCTGTGACCATTGGATAACTTTTTGACACTTTTTGTCTTTCAGTCCATCTACGTCATGCTTTTTCACATTGGTATCATAATACATATTTCCTCCAAATGCTACGCTTGGCCATTTCTCATGCTTAACTTTCTCTGCTGCCCGACACAAACATTCCACAACCTTCTCACATTCCTGATCCTTCATCCAATCACTATGTGTTCTTTTGAACCTTTCCCAAACTTCAGAATCTAAATTGCCATGTTTGATACCCGCCTTCTGTAACACCTTCTTTGTCTTTTTCTTGTCTTGTTTTACTTCTACATCTTCGACTATGTGTTTGGCTAATTTGTAACGCTCAGGTATACTCTGTATTGCCCAAATCTGTGTTAAGAGTTTCTCTACCAGACGTCTGAAATATTTAGTTGAAACTAAACGACCATCTATCTGCTTCCTTATAGCTGATTTCCTCACTACTCTCCTGTTAGTGCATCAACTATATTACACATAGGAAAACTCTATATCCAAACAACACCAAGACTATATATAAAACACAACACCAATGACTAATCCAAATGTTTCCCAACGGCCTCGGACCCGATTGAAGATACGGGGAACACCGATATATTGTGTAAGAATAAACTTCTTACCTTACAGCGCTGTACATTTTATCTGTGAGTCCAGTTCTCCTCCCGTCATGGCCGGAACTGCAGGGTCGAGTCCACTGGTCAAGCCCCACGTTGGGTGCCAAAGAATTGTCAGGGCAAAGATCTCTACTCTGATTTATGCAGAGTTCTAAATTAGTATGGCAAATCGGTATTGAGTACTCGGAAGAATTGAATAATACAATCCTCAAGGTTGTATTCAAATAAGTCTCTGTTTAATTTAAAGACAAGCTCACGATAATATAGACTTCAAACCTTGCGGTTACAAGATACAGATCATAAGACCATATAAGACCATAGGTATGATTTCTActccctacacacacacacacacacacacacatacacacatacttcCTGGCTTAGACTAGTTTCTGCTAAAGAGGAAACTGTTGTGTGGGTGCTATCTGCATATAGCCTTTTTCTATTTAACCCTCTCCATCTCCACACAGTGCCATGTCAGCATTCTGTATTTTTCCACCAAGAACCTTTGTACTCAGAGACAAAATGGATTTCCATCTCTCacaacagaaaattccatgttagaaaatccagttGCCGCTACTTCCCTTCTGATCCCTGGCATATCCTCAAATAACAGTTTTtcgaccacaattggggtgttactgttttcaggagaaagtgggtagcaaattctggggggatattctcctgttatcttttctgaaaaaagaaagtttgggcctaaagcacaattttcttgaaaaaaaaaaaaaaaaaacaactacatttattttcacacccaagtattaaaaattctatgaaaggGTGTGGGAACCTTGGTTATCTTCCTCCCATTCACCAGATACGATATAGTATTTCCCTTTGAACCATATTGAATCCCAGCCGGATGTGTGGGATCGATACACTTCCTCTCCATACTCGAAAGTTTTTCATTCCTCTAAGAGTACATTGATTAATGTGATATTTACCATGTATACCACCAAGAGACATACTTGTTTTATGTTATTTACTTTATCAATCACCTATGTAATtgccttttttttcattttgcaaaaaaacaataaATGCTTATTGAAAcctaaaaattctatgaaacacctgttgagtgaagtgcttgATACACCTCTTAacaattccttgggtggtgtagtttacaaaatgtggtcacctttggggggggggggggtttcactgTTGGGGTAACtttgggtctcttcaaatgcaacctaaagggttaaagggcttctgtcaccccctagtcaagtcatttttcatttttgggcgacTTAAAATCCTTATTCCGCGATTTATTAATATATAGTGCTCATACCCTTTTTTGTTcagtagtttcttaaaaaaacgcacatttataatatgtaaattacctctctaccgcATCCTCCGTTCaaataaacgccccctcctcctgttgattgacagggccagcgagcgctctcatcctctggctagccctgtctgccttctaaatctcgcgcctgcgccgcaccggtcttcagtcggcgcaggcacactgagaggcggacgctcgctcggccgctccttcctcagtgcgcctgcgccgggtgtagatgtgacttaatcggtgcaggcacactgaggaaggagcggccgagcgagcgtcctctcagtgcgcctgtgacGGCTGAAGACCGGTGCGGCGCAGGTGCAAGATTTAGAAGGCAGATAGGGCTAGCCAGAAGACgtgagcgctcgctggccctgtcaattaataGGAGGAGGGGCGGTTTGTTTGAACGGAGGATGCGGCTGTTACCAGTAAGTattgaagaaactactgaacgaaaaagggtATGAGCACtatatatatcgcagtataaggattttaagtcgcccaaaaatgaaaaataactttagggggggtgacagaagccctttaacaacatttctaaaatcagtttgaggggtgtcgtttctagaatggggttatttatgggttggttctactacgtgagccccacaaagtgacttcagaattgaactggtcctttaaaaaagttgactttggaaattttcctaaaaatttcataagttgcttctaaaattctaaaccttctaacgtcctaaaagaataaaattacattaccaaaatgatgccaacataaagtagacatatggagaatgttaattaaatcaatattttatgaggcatcactgtctgtcttaaaagcagacaGATTCAAATTTAGCAAactgaattttttcaaattttcgttGACTTTTGGAATTTCTTTTttgtaaaggtaaaacatatagaCTCAAATTCactattaacatgaagtacaatgtgtcacgagaaaactatttctgaatggcttggataagtaaaagcattccaaagttattaccacataaagtgacacatgacaGTAGGGGggggcgatcgctgcaaaccgcagggcaattcagacctgcagtttggggcttttacctgtggttgcagcggtgccatcgggtccccatgcggctgtaggggggacccaatggcatggaaggcagagcgatgcctaaggaaggcagcgcgctgccttccggtgactaGCCTGTGGactagccccctggatctcacaggccggaatctgtatgagtaatactcactgtattactcatacagccaatgcattccaatacagaagtattggaatgcaatgTAAAAGATTAGACCCcccaaagttgaagtcccaaagtgggacaaaaaattaagtgaaaaaaaagtttaaaaaataaagttttcccccccaaaaattaagtttcaagtaaaaataaacaaaaatcgtcattttccccaaataaagttaaaaaaaaggtaaaaaatagggggggggaaaagtatacatattagatatcgccgcgtccgtatcgaccggctctataaacatatcacatgacctaacccctcagatgaacgccgtaaaaaaacctgctaaataaacaattttttgtcaccttacatcacaaaaagtacaacagcaagcaatcaaaaaggcgtttgcccaccaaaatagtaccaatctaatcgccacctcattccgcaaaaaacgagcccctacctgagacaatcgaccaaaagataataaaaactatggctcagaatatggacacactaaaacatcattttttttgttttaaaaaagctgttattgtgtaaaatttacatgaaaaaaaagcatacatattaggtatcgctgcgtccatattgaccggctctataaaaatatcacatgacctaacccctcagataaacactgtaaaaagaaaaaaaaaaaaaaaaaagttctaaataaacagttttttgtcaccttacatcacaaaaagtgtacgaGCAAGCGATCAAACAGTCATATGCATTTCAAAAtcgtgccaatcaaaccgtcatctcatcctgcaaaaaatgacaccctacctaagataatcgcccaaaaactgaaaaaactatggtctcagaatatggagacactaaaacatgatttttttttttccatttcaaaaatgatattattgtgtaaaacttacattaatatataaaaaagtatacatattaggtatcgctgtgtccgtatcgaccggctctataaaaatatcacatgaactaacccctcaaatgaacactgtaaaaaatgtaaataaaaaaaactgtgctaaataaacaattttttgtcaccttacatcacaaaaagtgtaatggcaagcgatcaaaaagtcacacacaccccaaaatagtgctaatcaaaccgtcatctcatcccgcaaaaattataccctacccaaggtaatcgcccaaaaactgaaaaaattatggctctcagactatggaaacacaaaaacattatttttttgtttaaaaaaagaaatccttgtgtaaaacttacataaataaaaaaagtatacatattaggtatcacagcgtccataataacttgttctataaaaatgtcacatgacctaacccctcagatgaataccgtaaaaaagatctaaataaaactaaaaaagctatttttggtcaccttacatcacaaaaagtgtaatagcaagcgatcaaaaagtcacacacaccccaaaatagtgcaaatcagtcatctcatcctgcaaaaatcataccctacccaaggtaattgcccaaaaactgaaaaaaatgatggctctcaaaatatggaaacactaaaacatttttttgtttagaaaaagaaatcattgtgtaaaacttacataaataaaaaaaaagtatacatattaggtatcgccgcgtccgtgacaacctggtctatagaaaatacaacatgatctaacctgtcagatgaatgttgtaaataacaaaaaataaaaacggcaccaaaacagctatttcttgttaccttgcttcacaagaagtgtaatatagagcaaccaaaatcatatgtaccctaaactagtacaacaaaacttccaccctatcccgtagtttctaaaatggggtcacttttttggagtttctactctaggggggcatcagggtggcttcaaatgggacatgtcaaaaaaaaaaaaaaaacagtccagcaaaatctgccttccaaaaaccgtatggcattcctttccttctgcgccctgccgggtgcccgtatagtagtttatgaccacatatggagggtttctgtaaactacagaatcagggccataaatattgagttttgtttggctgttaacccttgctttgtaactgggaaaaaaaatattaaaatggaaaatctgccaaaaaaggaaaATTTTTAAATTATCTCTATTTTCTgtgtgtaaaatcagttttgaataccttgaggggtgtagtttctataatggggtcatttttgggtggtttctattatgtaagcctcacaaagtgacttcagacatgaactggtccctaaaaattgggtttttgaaaatgtctgaaaaatttaaagatttgcttctaaacttctaagccttgtaacattccccaaaaataaaatatcattcccaaaatgatccaaacatgaagtagacatatggggaatgtaaactaataactatttttggaggtattactatgtattatagaagtagagaaattgaaactttgaaatttgcagtttttacaaatttttggtaaatttggtattttttttataaataagttttttttttttactttattttaccagtgtcatgaagtacaatatgtgacaaaaaaaaccagtctcagaatagcctggataagtcaaatcgttttaaagttatcaccacttaatgtgacactggtcagatttgcaaaaaatggcctggtccttaaggtgaaataaggctgtgtccttattTCACCACAGATCATAGATCAGAAGGTTAATCCAGACTGAGACAGTCTATACAATTGGtacgttggaaaaaaaaaaatttggggttgGAATTAGAAGAAAAACATGCATTTTGCCATTGTTTTACAGCTTGTTTTATATATTGTCAACTTACAATAGTTATCCCAGAACTAACTGATGGTATAATTAATTTTACAACTATATAAAGAACAATTATTTATTCTATGGCGATGTTTATAAGCTTTGGTTTGTTGCAGATCATTGTATAACctgtccatttcttctttttctctaTATTTTTACTGATGTTTTAAGTGTTAAAACTTAGAGGGTCACTACTTttccaaaaacttttgatatgtcaaagaggcatatcaaaagtttagatcggtgggggtataGTACAATGATCCCTAGAACAAGGGGAGAGAAGCCTGTGCATTCTCTTGCTGCTCGAGATGTGTTCATAGAAGTTCATAGACCCAACTTTATTCCGTTCTCCGCATTAAGTAGAGAGCGCATGCTGTATGTCTTTATGACATTTAGTTTTTTGAAAACGTAGTGATCTTTTGTTTAATTAAATGTAGTAAATATATTCCATACATAAGCAAAGGTCCCATATAGTGGTTTTTGGTGCTTAATGAGTGCAATATGACTTCACAGGTAACCAGTGAAAAGCTGTGCTTGGCCCACCAGGAACTTCATTTCCAAGCCTCCACATACTTATGTCTTCTGCAAAGCGTCAGGAACCATATTTTCTTTCATGAAGAATATCATGGCAAAGGGGAACGTACTGTTGAAGAAGTTGCCGGTCTTGTGGGTTTTAAGATACCACAGCAACCTGGTGGAAAAGGCTTGAAGAAGTGAATTGCTGTTATTCAGGAACAAATCCCAAGCTATAGTGAAATACTTATTAGGTGAATAAATAATTCTTGTTGAcatatcaatgttttttttttttcaaagtaatGTTTGTTAATCTTTTTCTAACATTTTACTATTTACCCATGTTGAGGGTATTGAGGTATGTGGAGGCAGAATTATGGCAGCCTATTATCTGAGGTATGTGTATACAGGAGGAGGCACATAGGGTTAATGTTCAATATAGCTACTGACATGTACTGTACATAAGATCACACATATCAAATGTAGGTGGATATTAGTTGCCCAAGCAACATATAAACTGGCCCAAATCAAGTAATTAATACAATTGTCTTGTGGGTGCATTACTAAAATGTTAAGGATGAGCTAACATAATCCAAgtacagtgatacctcggttcacgaacgcTTCTGTTCACGAACAACCCGGTTCACGAAcagaaaagttcataaaaatatgctccggttcacgaactccgcctcggttcacgaacaggagccgcggccattttaatgctatttccaggctgtcacatggtcgtgacttcctgtaggaagagaagaagagacaCAGAAAGAAGTACTGTGAGTACTCTGCAAACATTTTAATATATATCTTTTATATCTCCCGATATAAAATCCAATTACAAAACAAGATAAATAAATTTGACACATCAATCTATTAAGGCCTATTGACATATGAATACTACCCAGCGGGATAGTACTGATTTATCTTCTCCCATACACAACAACTCTATTcccgcaaataaaaataaaaaacaacatactGCCCCCCTAGGTCACAGGATTATGCCAGTTGCAATATACCAGATCCCTTACATGACGAAAAGCAACTGGTCAACCCCAGAAGGGCAAGGATTAGGACTTTGTTGTTTAGCTCTGTAGCTAGAAATAATTTCTAGCGGCATGATAACATCAAGTGATTACCCTGACCTGTATAATCACCGAACTATAATGTATCTATTCCCGCACCTCCCACCCGCCCataccccccccaaccccccccccccgagccggGCCACGACTGTCAC
This Bufo gargarizans isolate SCDJY-AF-19 chromosome 7, ASM1485885v1, whole genome shotgun sequence DNA region includes the following protein-coding sequences:
- the FMC1 gene encoding protein FMC1 homolog; this encodes MSFLGKPLQTFRCLLRELRQNYGVNRYRKTVAYSFIRAQFSRNQVTSEKLCLAHQELHFQASTYLCLLQSVRNHIFFHEEYHGKGERTVEEVAGLVGFKIPQQPGGKGLKK